One window of the Fusobacterium sp. SYSU M8D902 genome contains the following:
- the rfaE1 gene encoding D-glycero-beta-D-manno-heptose-7-phosphate kinase: MTKRFDLQGILENFKNVRIGVVGDLMLDDYIIGVVNRISPEAPVPVVNVKEERFVLGGAANVVNNLSVLGAKTICFGVIGEDDNGNRLIKTFDEKGINSSGIIRTKDIPTIVKRRILAGNQQLLRIDWEKATPISTELEDALLENFNSKIDSLDAVILSDYDKGVLTPRVAKEIVRVCREKGKIVTVDPKPKNALNYIGATSMTPNRKEAMECLGKTDVVDFETLGKELKEKLQLSNLLLTRSEEGMSLFLDKTINIPTFAKEVYDVTGAGDTVISVFTLASATGVDWHEAAKIANTAAGVVVGKMGTSTVTKEEILEFYNQIYERWECHHA, encoded by the coding sequence ATGACAAAAAGATTTGATTTACAAGGGATTTTAGAAAATTTTAAAAATGTAAGAATAGGTGTAGTAGGAGATTTAATGTTAGATGATTATATAATTGGTGTTGTAAATAGAATATCACCAGAAGCTCCTGTACCTGTAGTTAATGTTAAAGAGGAGAGATTTGTACTTGGTGGAGCAGCTAACGTAGTTAATAATCTATCTGTTTTAGGAGCTAAAACTATCTGTTTTGGTGTTATTGGTGAAGATGATAACGGAAACAGACTTATTAAAACATTTGATGAGAAAGGAATAAATTCAAGTGGAATAATTAGAACAAAGGATATTCCAACAATAGTAAAGAGAAGAATATTAGCAGGAAATCAACAGTTATTAAGAATAGATTGGGAGAAAGCAACTCCTATCTCAACTGAATTAGAAGATGCACTTTTAGAGAATTTTAATTCAAAAATAGATTCCTTAGATGCAGTTATTCTATCTGACTATGATAAGGGAGTTTTAACTCCTAGAGTTGCTAAAGAGATTGTTAGAGTGTGTAGAGAAAAAGGTAAAATAGTAACAGTTGATCCAAAACCTAAAAATGCTTTAAATTATATAGGTGCAACTTCAATGACTCCAAATAGAAAAGAGGCTATGGAGTGTTTAGGAAAAACAGATGTAGTAGATTTTGAAACTTTAGGAAAAGAGTTAAAAGAGAAACTTCAATTGAGTAATCTTTTATTGACAAGAAGTGAAGAGGGAATGAGTCTATTTTTAGATAAGACTATAAATATTCCTACTTTTGCTAAGGAAGTTTATGATGTTACAGGAGCAGGAGATACAGTTATATCAGTATTTACATTGGCTAGTGCCACAGGAGTAGATTGGCATGAGGCAGCTAAGATAGCTAATACAGCTGCAGGAGTTGTAGTTGGAAAAATGGGAACATCAACAGTTACTAAAGAGGAGATTTTAGAGTTTTATAATCAAATATATGAGAGATGGGAGTGTCATCATGCTTAG